In Sphingopyxis sp. FD7, a single window of DNA contains:
- a CDS encoding putative sulfate exporter family transporter: MLRGPAPAEPYCGDLFGEIHLADMADAAPGPGIVQYFPGLAICAVAAGAAGWLSDHYGVPVILLGLLIGLALNFIARDPRTHRGLDLASHGFLRIGIVLLGFQVSIAQIVALGVLPFVALLIIMAAAFAGGLVGARIARQSRYAGLLAGGATAVCGASAALALYGIVGKERLSQAQFALTLVGVSMASALAMSLYPAIAAELDLSDAQAGYLIGASIHDVGQAIGGAYTISDAAGADATIVKLARVTLLAPVALLVSLMIGPARAGSPRPSWRRLAMPWFITLFLAFVVLNSLVDLPAVAATNALAASKALLLLAVTATAMRSRTDLLLDLGWRAAAPVATASLASFAAALALVMIGANG; this comes from the coding sequence ATGTTGCGCGGCCCCGCCCCTGCCGAGCCGTATTGCGGGGATTTATTCGGCGAAATCCACCTGGCGGACATGGCCGACGCCGCTCCGGGGCCGGGAATCGTCCAGTATTTCCCTGGTCTGGCGATCTGCGCCGTGGCTGCCGGCGCGGCCGGATGGCTTTCGGACCATTATGGCGTCCCCGTCATCCTGCTCGGCCTGCTCATCGGACTTGCCCTGAACTTCATCGCGCGCGACCCGCGCACCCATCGCGGACTCGACCTCGCCTCGCATGGCTTTCTGAGGATCGGAATTGTGCTCCTTGGATTTCAGGTCAGCATTGCGCAGATCGTCGCGCTGGGCGTCCTGCCCTTTGTCGCGCTGCTGATTATCATGGCGGCTGCTTTCGCGGGAGGCCTTGTCGGCGCCCGCATCGCGCGTCAATCGCGATACGCGGGTCTGCTCGCCGGCGGGGCGACGGCAGTTTGCGGCGCCAGCGCGGCGCTCGCCCTCTACGGCATCGTCGGCAAGGAACGGCTCAGCCAGGCGCAATTTGCACTGACATTGGTGGGTGTGTCGATGGCGAGCGCGCTCGCCATGTCGCTCTATCCCGCCATTGCGGCCGAGCTGGACCTCAGCGATGCACAGGCCGGCTATCTGATCGGCGCGTCGATCCACGATGTCGGCCAGGCGATCGGCGGCGCCTATACCATTTCGGATGCCGCGGGTGCCGATGCCACGATCGTCAAGCTGGCGCGCGTTACCCTGCTGGCGCCCGTCGCGCTGCTTGTTTCGCTGATGATCGGCCCGGCGCGCGCCGGCTCGCCGCGGCCAAGTTGGCGGCGCCTGGCCATGCCGTGGTTCATCACGCTCTTCCTTGCCTTCGTCGTGCTCAACAGCCTGGTCGACCTTCCCGCCGTTGCGGCGACCAATGCGCTTGCCGCGTCCAAGGCGCTGCTGCTGCTCGCCGTGACGGCCACCGCCATGCGTTCGCGCACCGACCTCCTGCTCGACCTCGGCTGGCGGGCCGCCGCTCCTGTGGCGACGGCTTCGCTGGCAAGCTTTGCCGCCGCGCTGGCCCTGGTGATGATCGGGGCGAACGGCTGA
- the hemN gene encoding oxygen-independent coproporphyrinogen III oxidase — translation MWTYHSELLAKPVPRYTSYPTAMEFTGDVGAEDYLRALDRVEAATPISLYVHIPFCEQICWYCGCNTGAAGRRQRLADYLAALRAEIALVAKRLGGRGRVQRIAFGGGSPNAIAPVELVRLLDRILTVFDCHRPDISIELDPRGFDAEWALVLAAARVTRVSLGVQTFAPHVQQAIGRIQPLSHIERVVAGLRLRGIEAINFDLMYGLPGQTLDDLDATLDETIRLAPSRIALFGYAHLPDMIPRQRQIEEATLPDQRLRFEQAELGFHRLTAAGYASIGFDHFARDEDPLAIAAREGRVSRNFQGFTEDTAPVLLGFGASAISRFPDLLVQNEKRAGPYRDRVSEGRPPTARGVAVTDAERLRAAHICDLLCRGRTSVGKTWRMAARAALADYERRAIVEWAGNELVIRDEGLPYARHVAAQFDRVRGAIRPVDGL, via the coding sequence ATGTGGACCTATCATTCCGAACTGCTGGCCAAACCGGTGCCACGCTACACCAGCTATCCCACCGCGATGGAGTTCACCGGCGACGTCGGCGCCGAGGATTATCTGCGCGCGCTCGACCGGGTCGAGGCGGCGACGCCGATCTCGCTTTATGTCCATATCCCCTTTTGCGAACAGATATGCTGGTATTGCGGTTGCAATACCGGTGCGGCCGGGCGCAGGCAGCGGCTGGCCGACTATCTGGCAGCGCTTCGCGCCGAGATTGCGCTTGTGGCGAAGCGGCTCGGCGGGCGCGGGCGCGTGCAGCGCATCGCCTTTGGCGGTGGCAGCCCCAATGCGATTGCGCCCGTCGAACTGGTCCGCCTGCTCGATCGTATCCTGACCGTTTTCGATTGCCACCGCCCCGACATCTCGATCGAGCTGGATCCGCGCGGATTCGACGCCGAATGGGCGCTGGTGCTCGCCGCCGCGCGCGTTACGCGCGTCAGCCTGGGCGTCCAGACCTTTGCCCCACATGTTCAGCAGGCGATCGGGCGCATCCAGCCGCTTTCGCACATCGAGCGTGTCGTCGCCGGGCTTCGCCTCCGCGGCATCGAGGCGATCAATTTCGACCTGATGTACGGGCTGCCGGGGCAGACGCTGGACGATCTCGATGCGACCCTCGACGAAACGATCCGACTCGCGCCAAGCCGGATCGCGCTGTTCGGCTATGCCCACCTGCCCGATATGATCCCGCGGCAGCGACAGATTGAGGAAGCGACCCTCCCCGACCAGCGGCTGCGTTTCGAGCAGGCCGAGCTGGGCTTCCACCGGCTGACCGCCGCGGGTTATGCCTCCATCGGCTTCGACCATTTTGCGCGCGACGAAGATCCGTTGGCGATCGCGGCGCGCGAGGGACGCGTCAGCCGCAATTTCCAGGGATTTACCGAAGATACGGCTCCCGTGCTGCTCGGTTTCGGCGCGAGCGCGATCAGTCGCTTTCCGGACCTTCTTGTCCAGAATGAGAAGCGCGCGGGCCCCTATCGCGACAGGGTGAGCGAAGGGCGACCGCCGACAGCGCGCGGTGTAGCCGTCACCGATGCGGAGCGGTTGCGCGCCGCGCATATTTGTGACCTTCTGTGTCGCGGGCGAACTTCTGTCGGCAAGACGTGGCGGATGGCCGCGCGCGCGGCGCTGGCCGATTACGAGCGCCGTGCGATCGTCGAATGGGCCGGGAACGAACTGGTGATCCGCGACGAAGGCCTCCCCTATGCGCGCCACGTTGCGGCCCAGTTCGACCGCGTCAGGGGTGCGATCCGACCCGTCGACGGGCTCTGA
- the ccoS gene encoding cbb3-type cytochrome oxidase assembly protein CcoS produces MNGLAFLIPIALGLGLLGLAAFFWSLGKGQFDDLDGAALRIFVEDEEARSP; encoded by the coding sequence GTGAACGGGCTGGCCTTCCTCATCCCGATCGCGCTCGGGCTCGGCCTGTTGGGGCTTGCGGCCTTTTTCTGGTCGCTCGGCAAGGGGCAGTTCGACGATCTCGACGGCGCCGCTCTGCGCATCTTCGTCGAGGATGAAGAGGCGCGGTCCCCATGA
- a CDS encoding heavy metal translocating P-type ATPase: protein MSAAVVVERDFAVPDIRCVGCIAKLEQGLVRDRRIAAARVNFTEKRVRLSCAPDTDMPDLIDAFSNLGFDAHPIGEDSGQAEAGAETSRELLRAVAVSGFAMMNIMLLSVSVWSGAAGATRDLFHWLSAAIALPTVAYAGRPFFRSAWRALRRGGTNMDVPISIGVALVCAISLHETATSGPHAYFDGAVMLLFFLLTGRWLDSVMRDRARDGVTALLRNMGTGAMVLDAEGGSRWVDAAALEPGMEMLVAAGERLAADGVVTGGTSRIDLSLLTGESAPQPARADDRVHAGTLNLDAPIHVRVTAAGTGTIIADIARLMGKAAQGKSRYVRIADRAARLYAPAVHVLALLACAGWMVAGAGWHHSLLIAAAVLIITCPCALGLAVPAAQIVAASELMRAGVLVKDGSALERLAEVDLALIDKTGTLTLGRPEAIGLERLDEDARSLILALARASRHPLSAALTRELLAAGVRAAETGAIREKPGFGMEARWRGRVVTLGRPQGADFGDILATELAIDGRPVATIAFADQLRPDARDAVRTLRAERIPAMILSGDRAEAVAPVARYLGLTAQTGMSPQDKLAAIARQAARGRKVLMIGDGLNDGPALAAGHASMAPGSASDVGKNAADCVFLGDRMMAVVQAIRMARRTQAVVRQNLLFAIGYNIVAVPLAFMGLVTPLVAAIAMSGSSLIVVGNALRLRAFSTILGHRDGADSGPVQGARRGAMRTIVPDEQRSNGPKSARPFGVAL, encoded by the coding sequence ATGAGCGCGGCCGTCGTCGTCGAACGCGACTTTGCGGTGCCCGACATTCGCTGCGTCGGCTGCATCGCCAAGCTGGAGCAGGGGCTGGTGCGTGACAGGCGCATCGCCGCCGCGCGCGTCAATTTCACCGAAAAACGCGTGCGCCTGTCCTGCGCGCCCGACACCGACATGCCCGACCTGATCGACGCCTTTTCAAACCTGGGATTCGACGCGCACCCGATCGGCGAGGATTCCGGCCAGGCCGAAGCCGGGGCGGAAACGAGCCGCGAGCTGCTGCGTGCCGTCGCGGTGTCGGGCTTTGCGATGATGAACATCATGCTGCTGTCGGTATCGGTGTGGTCGGGCGCAGCGGGGGCGACGCGCGACCTGTTCCACTGGCTGTCGGCGGCGATCGCACTGCCGACCGTTGCCTATGCGGGTCGGCCCTTTTTTCGCTCGGCGTGGCGAGCGCTGCGCCGGGGGGGCACCAACATGGATGTGCCGATCAGCATCGGTGTCGCGCTCGTTTGCGCGATCAGCCTCCATGAGACGGCGACGAGCGGCCCGCACGCCTATTTCGATGGCGCGGTGATGCTGCTGTTTTTCCTGCTCACCGGCCGCTGGCTCGACAGCGTGATGCGCGACCGCGCACGGGACGGGGTGACGGCGCTGCTGCGCAATATGGGAACGGGAGCGATGGTGCTTGATGCAGAGGGGGGCAGCCGCTGGGTCGACGCCGCGGCGCTCGAACCGGGCATGGAGATGCTGGTGGCAGCGGGCGAACGCCTTGCCGCCGACGGTGTCGTCACCGGCGGGACGAGCCGAATCGACCTGTCGCTGCTGACGGGCGAGAGCGCGCCCCAGCCCGCGCGCGCCGACGACCGCGTCCATGCGGGGACGCTGAATCTCGACGCGCCGATCCACGTGCGCGTCACCGCCGCGGGCACCGGCACCATAATCGCCGATATCGCGCGGCTGATGGGCAAAGCGGCGCAGGGCAAGTCGCGCTATGTCCGCATCGCCGACCGCGCCGCCCGCCTCTATGCGCCGGCAGTCCATGTGCTTGCGCTGCTCGCCTGTGCCGGATGGATGGTCGCGGGCGCGGGCTGGCATCACAGCCTGCTGATCGCCGCTGCGGTGCTCATCATCACCTGTCCGTGCGCGCTGGGGCTCGCGGTGCCGGCGGCGCAGATCGTCGCGGCGAGCGAACTGATGCGCGCGGGCGTGCTCGTAAAGGACGGATCGGCGCTCGAACGGCTGGCCGAGGTCGATCTGGCGCTGATCGACAAGACGGGCACGCTGACGCTCGGCCGTCCCGAAGCGATCGGGCTGGAGCGGCTGGACGAAGACGCGCGATCGTTGATCCTCGCGCTGGCGCGGGCGAGCCGCCATCCGCTGAGCGCGGCGTTGACGCGTGAGCTTCTGGCGGCCGGCGTGCGCGCCGCCGAAACCGGCGCGATCCGGGAAAAGCCGGGATTCGGGATGGAGGCGCGCTGGCGCGGCCGCGTCGTGACGCTCGGACGGCCGCAGGGCGCTGACTTCGGTGATATCCTCGCGACCGAGCTTGCGATCGACGGTCGCCCGGTCGCGACGATCGCTTTCGCCGACCAGTTGCGTCCCGACGCCCGCGACGCGGTTCGCACGCTGCGGGCGGAGCGAATCCCGGCGATGATCCTGTCGGGCGACCGTGCCGAAGCGGTCGCCCCCGTTGCCCGCTACCTTGGCCTGACGGCGCAGACGGGAATGAGCCCGCAGGACAAGCTGGCGGCGATCGCACGGCAGGCGGCGCGAGGACGCAAGGTGCTGATGATCGGCGATGGGCTCAACGACGGTCCGGCGCTTGCGGCCGGCCATGCGTCGATGGCGCCGGGATCGGCAAGCGATGTCGGCAAGAATGCCGCCGACTGTGTCTTTCTTGGCGACCGGATGATGGCGGTGGTCCAGGCGATCCGCATGGCGCGGCGCACGCAGGCCGTCGTGCGGCAGAATCTTCTGTTCGCGATAGGCTATAATATCGTCGCGGTGCCGCTCGCCTTCATGGGGCTGGTCACGCCGCTCGTGGCCGCGATCGCCATGTCAGGTTCGTCGCTGATCGTGGTCGGCAACGCGCTGCGGCTTAGAGCGTTTTCGACCATTTTGGGTCACCGTGACGGAGCCGATTCTGGCCCGGTGCAAGGCGCGAGGAGAGGCGCGATGCGGACCATCGTGCCCGACGAGCAACGCAGCAATGGGCCAAAATCGGCCCGCCCCTTCGGGGTTGCGCTGTGA
- a CDS encoding FixH family protein, whose product MTDTPTPRRFTGRHMAVILVAFFAVVIAVNVTMARFALSTFGGKTVENSYVASQHYNEWLQRARAQDRLGWDAIIALDATRRVLLTIRKDGVALDGVRVAATIHHPVGRTASAALRFERAAGGALRSVEPLAVGRWRLDLTVRRGADEARYRRDVR is encoded by the coding sequence ATGACTGACACACCGACGCCCCGGCGCTTCACCGGCCGACATATGGCCGTGATCCTCGTCGCTTTCTTTGCGGTCGTGATCGCGGTGAACGTCACCATGGCCCGCTTCGCCCTGTCGACCTTTGGCGGCAAGACGGTCGAAAACAGCTATGTCGCGAGCCAGCATTATAATGAATGGCTGCAACGCGCCCGCGCGCAGGACCGGCTCGGATGGGACGCGATCATCGCGCTCGACGCGACCCGGCGCGTCCTGCTGACCATCCGCAAGGACGGGGTTGCGCTCGACGGCGTTCGGGTTGCGGCGACGATCCATCATCCCGTCGGGCGCACCGCGTCCGCCGCGCTTCGTTTCGAGCGCGCGGCGGGCGGCGCGCTGCGCTCGGTCGAGCCGCTGGCGGTGGGGCGCTGGCGGCTCGACCTTACCGTCCGGCGCGGCGCCGACGAAGCGCGCTATCGCAGGGACGTGCGATGA
- the ccoG gene encoding cytochrome c oxidase accessory protein CcoG, which translates to MASPEGLSGQSAPLYEARKGVYPKAVNGPFRRFKWAIMAVTLAIYYGTPWIRWDRGPYAPDQAVLVDLANRRFYMFQIEIWPHEFYYVAGLLIMAGIGLFLVTSAVGRAWCGYACPQTVWTDLFQHVDRLVDGDRNAQLRLANGPWTARKFAKRAVKYGIYLIIAFWTGGAWIMYFADAPALTADFWTGQAAPVAYGTVAVLTATTFILGGFLREQVCVYMCPWPRIQTAMMDEKSLLVTYKDWRGEPRGSVKKAQAHPGAFGDCIDCNQCAAVCPTGIDIREGPQIGCITCALCIDACDGVMAQVGRPRGLIDYCTLDDAATERAGGAGRPIRRTLLRPRTLIYFGVWTAIGAAMLFSLGQRTRLDLAVQHERSPLYVQLSDGHIRNNYTLKLRNMETRPREAAVSVSGLPGAVLWTHAGSRENAARRIELTLPPDSVTRVRLFVAAPGAGPARQDFTISTRGLDGDPRGDSDTIQFDRPETGQ; encoded by the coding sequence ATGGCCAGCCCTGAAGGCCTCTCCGGCCAGTCCGCGCCGCTATACGAAGCGCGGAAGGGCGTTTACCCAAAGGCGGTGAACGGCCCCTTCCGCCGTTTCAAATGGGCGATCATGGCGGTGACGCTGGCGATCTATTACGGTACGCCCTGGATCCGCTGGGACCGCGGCCCCTATGCGCCCGATCAGGCCGTGCTCGTCGATCTTGCGAACCGGCGTTTCTACATGTTCCAGATCGAGATCTGGCCGCACGAATTCTATTATGTCGCCGGGCTGCTCATCATGGCGGGGATCGGCCTGTTCCTCGTCACCAGCGCGGTGGGGCGCGCATGGTGCGGCTATGCCTGTCCGCAGACGGTGTGGACCGACCTGTTCCAGCATGTCGACCGGCTGGTCGACGGCGACCGCAACGCGCAGTTGCGGCTGGCGAACGGTCCGTGGACAGCCCGAAAGTTTGCGAAGCGGGCGGTCAAATATGGCATCTATCTGATCATCGCCTTCTGGACCGGCGGCGCATGGATCATGTATTTCGCCGATGCGCCGGCGCTGACGGCGGACTTCTGGACGGGCCAGGCAGCCCCCGTCGCCTATGGCACCGTCGCCGTGCTGACTGCGACGACTTTCATCCTTGGCGGATTCCTGCGCGAACAGGTGTGCGTCTATATGTGCCCCTGGCCGCGCATCCAGACCGCGATGATGGACGAAAAATCGCTGCTGGTGACCTACAAGGACTGGCGCGGCGAACCGCGCGGCAGCGTCAAGAAGGCGCAGGCGCACCCGGGTGCCTTTGGTGACTGCATCGACTGCAACCAGTGCGCCGCGGTGTGCCCGACCGGCATCGACATTCGCGAGGGGCCGCAGATCGGCTGCATCACCTGCGCGCTCTGCATCGACGCGTGCGACGGGGTGATGGCGCAGGTCGGACGCCCGCGCGGGCTGATCGACTATTGCACGCTCGACGATGCGGCGACCGAAAGGGCGGGCGGCGCCGGGCGGCCGATCCGCAGGACGCTGCTGCGCCCACGCACGCTGATCTATTTCGGCGTCTGGACCGCGATCGGCGCGGCGATGCTCTTTTCGCTCGGCCAGCGCACGCGGCTCGATCTTGCCGTCCAGCACGAACGCAGCCCGCTCTATGTCCAGCTGTCCGACGGCCATATCCGCAACAATTACACGCTGAAGCTGCGCAATATGGAAACGCGCCCGCGCGAGGCCGCGGTGAGCGTCAGCGGCCTGCCCGGCGCCGTGCTGTGGACCCACGCCGGTTCGCGCGAAAATGCGGCGCGGCGCATCGAGCTGACGCTGCCCCCTGACAGCGTCACACGCGTCCGACTTTTCGTCGCGGCGCCCGGCGCGGGACCGGCGCGGCAGGATTTCACGATCAGCACGCGCGGCCTCGACGGCGATCCGCGCGGCGACAGCGACACCATCCAGTTCGACCGGCCGGAGACAGGACAATGA
- the ccoP gene encoding cytochrome-c oxidase, cbb3-type subunit III, which produces MADPKQRIDEATGTSTVGHEWDGIEELDTPMPRWWLWTFYATIVWGLAYVILYPAWPMVDSATRGVLGWSSRGDLAKEIAADARRRAPTVNAIAATAITDLPDRPELMQAAVQGGGAAFRVHCVQCHGAGGAGVKNLYPSLTDDDWLWGGDLASIEYTVTHGIRNPDHKATRTSLMPAFGRDGILDAKQIDDVVSFVRTISGQEAASAASARGATLFAANCAVCHGAGGEGGRQVGAPKLTDAIWLYGGDRNSLTATVNQPRNGVMPRWNNRLDRVTIKMLSAYVYSLGGGEKGLAPAAEGVGADGQP; this is translated from the coding sequence ATGGCTGATCCCAAACAGCGCATCGACGAAGCGACCGGCACGAGCACGGTCGGTCACGAATGGGACGGGATCGAGGAACTCGATACGCCGATGCCGCGCTGGTGGCTGTGGACCTTTTACGCCACGATTGTCTGGGGGCTGGCCTATGTCATCCTCTATCCGGCCTGGCCGATGGTCGACAGCGCGACCAGAGGTGTGCTCGGCTGGTCGAGCCGCGGCGACCTGGCAAAGGAAATAGCCGCCGACGCGCGGCGCCGCGCGCCGACGGTCAACGCCATCGCCGCGACCGCGATCACCGACCTGCCTGACAGGCCGGAGCTGATGCAGGCGGCGGTGCAGGGCGGCGGCGCGGCGTTCCGCGTCCATTGCGTGCAGTGCCATGGCGCAGGCGGAGCAGGGGTGAAAAATCTTTACCCCAGCCTGACCGACGACGACTGGCTGTGGGGCGGAGACCTTGCAAGCATCGAATATACGGTCACCCATGGCATCCGGAACCCCGATCACAAGGCAACGCGGACCAGCCTGATGCCGGCTTTCGGTCGCGACGGCATTCTCGACGCAAAGCAGATCGACGATGTCGTCAGTTTCGTTCGCACGATCAGCGGGCAGGAAGCGGCCAGCGCCGCATCGGCGCGCGGCGCGACGCTGTTCGCCGCCAATTGCGCCGTCTGCCACGGCGCGGGCGGTGAGGGCGGGCGGCAGGTGGGCGCGCCGAAGCTGACCGACGCGATCTGGCTTTACGGCGGCGATCGCAACAGCCTGACCGCGACGGTGAACCAGCCGCGCAACGGCGTGATGCCGCGCTGGAACAACCGGCTCGATCGGGTGACGATCAAGATGCTGTCGGCCTATGTCTATTCGCTGGGCGGCGGCGAAAAGGGGCTGGCGCCGGCCGCCGAAGGGGTGGGAGCCGATGGCCAGCCCTGA
- a CDS encoding cbb3-type cytochrome c oxidase subunit 3 yields the protein MTYDDLRHFADSWGLLAMTLLFLTLIAWPFRPSARARNEEAANMIFKDDEHG from the coding sequence ATGACCTATGACGACCTCAGGCATTTTGCCGACAGCTGGGGGCTGCTCGCGATGACCCTGCTGTTCCTCACGCTGATCGCCTGGCCGTTCCGGCCAAGCGCCCGCGCGCGCAACGAAGAGGCCGCGAACATGATCTTCAAGGATGACGAGCATGGCTGA
- the ccoO gene encoding cytochrome-c oxidase, cbb3-type subunit II — protein sequence MTAKPAENRMSHKRIERNVTLLGALALFTVAIGGIVEIAPLFWIDNTVEKVEGMRPYTPLELAGRNIYMREGCYTCHSQMIRPFRDEVERYGHYSLAAESMYDHPFQWGSKRTGPDLARVGGRYSDEWHKAHLIDPRSVVPESIMPPYAFLAERELAAGDMSNDLTALYRVGVPYTTADIEKANDDIRAQADPDAGAGDLQKRYPKAQVRDFDGDPARVTEMDALIAYLQMLGTLVDVDKAAAQERPSEMRAAR from the coding sequence ATGACCGCAAAACCCGCCGAAAATCGCATGAGCCACAAGAGGATCGAGCGCAATGTGACGCTGCTTGGCGCGCTTGCCCTGTTCACCGTGGCGATCGGCGGTATCGTCGAGATCGCGCCACTCTTCTGGATCGACAATACGGTCGAGAAGGTCGAGGGGATGCGCCCCTACACCCCGCTCGAACTCGCCGGGCGCAACATATACATGCGCGAAGGCTGCTACACCTGTCACAGCCAGATGATCCGTCCGTTCCGCGACGAGGTCGAACGCTATGGTCACTACAGCCTTGCCGCCGAGAGCATGTACGACCATCCGTTTCAATGGGGGTCGAAGCGCACCGGGCCGGATCTTGCGCGCGTCGGCGGTCGCTATTCGGACGAATGGCACAAGGCGCATCTGATCGACCCGCGCAGCGTGGTCCCTGAATCGATCATGCCGCCCTATGCCTTTCTGGCCGAGCGCGAACTTGCCGCTGGCGATATGTCGAACGACCTGACCGCGCTCTACCGCGTCGGCGTCCCCTACACGACGGCCGATATCGAAAAGGCGAACGACGACATCCGCGCGCAGGCCGACCCCGACGCCGGGGCGGGCGACCTTCAAAAGCGTTATCCGAAGGCGCAGGTGCGCGACTTCGATGGCGATCCGGCGCGGGTGACCGAGATGGATGCGCTGATCGCCTATCTCCAGATGCTCGGCACGCTGGTCGATGTCGACAAGGCGGCGGCGCAGGAGCGGCCCTCCGAAATGAGGGCGGCGCGATGA
- the ccoN gene encoding cytochrome-c oxidase, cbb3-type subunit I, whose translation MDGLVTKAGGWLALALFALVMAALAVDAPFAAHMVIVALACLAMLWATISRADYGAIARGLLKMPADQGAYDDDPVRWGVIATLFWGIAGMAAGLFIALQLAFPALNLNLEYTTFGRLRPLHTSAVIFAFGGNALIATSFYVVQRTCRARLAFPNLARFVFWGYQLFIVLAATGYLMGVTAAREYAEPEWYVDLWLTVVWVAYLAVFVGTIVRRREPHIYVANWFYLSFIITIAMLHIVNNLSMPASLFGSKSYAAFAGVQDALTQWWYGHNAVGFFLTAGFLAMMYYFVPKQAERPVYSYRLSIIHFWSLIFLYIWAGPHHLHYTALPDWAQTLGMVFSVILWMPSWGGMINGLMTLNGAWDKIRTDPIIRMMVMALAFYGMSTFEGPMMSIKWVNSMSHYTDWTIGHVHSGALGWNGMITFACVYYLVPRLWGRPRLYSLRMVNWHFWLATVGIVFYAASMWVAGIMQGLMWREYGADGYLVYSFAESVAAMHPMYLIRAAGGAMYLAGFLIMIVNVWATLAGKSRAEKPMTETPHHAASDRPLAPVPAE comes from the coding sequence ATGGATGGTCTGGTGACGAAGGCGGGAGGCTGGCTGGCGCTGGCCCTGTTTGCGCTGGTTATGGCGGCGCTTGCGGTCGATGCGCCCTTCGCGGCGCATATGGTCATCGTCGCGCTCGCCTGCCTCGCGATGCTGTGGGCGACGATCAGTCGCGCCGACTATGGCGCCATCGCGCGTGGTCTGCTGAAGATGCCCGCCGACCAGGGCGCCTATGACGACGATCCGGTGCGCTGGGGGGTCATCGCGACGCTGTTCTGGGGGATAGCGGGAATGGCGGCGGGGCTGTTCATCGCGCTCCAGCTCGCCTTTCCGGCGCTCAACCTCAATCTCGAATATACGACCTTCGGGCGGCTGCGACCGCTCCACACGTCGGCGGTGATTTTTGCATTCGGCGGCAATGCGCTGATCGCGACAAGCTTTTACGTCGTGCAACGCACCTGCCGCGCGCGGCTCGCCTTTCCGAACCTCGCGCGCTTCGTCTTCTGGGGATATCAGCTCTTCATCGTCCTCGCCGCCACCGGCTATCTTATGGGGGTCACCGCGGCGAGGGAATATGCCGAGCCCGAATGGTATGTCGACCTGTGGCTGACGGTCGTGTGGGTGGCCTATCTGGCCGTTTTCGTCGGCACCATCGTCAGGCGCCGCGAACCGCACATCTATGTCGCGAACTGGTTCTACCTCAGCTTCATCATCACCATCGCGATGCTGCACATCGTCAACAATCTGTCGATGCCCGCCAGCCTTTTCGGATCGAAAAGCTACGCCGCCTTCGCCGGGGTGCAGGATGCGCTGACGCAATGGTGGTACGGGCATAATGCGGTCGGATTTTTCCTGACCGCCGGCTTCCTCGCGATGATGTATTATTTCGTCCCGAAGCAGGCCGAGCGGCCGGTATACAGCTACCGCCTGTCGATCATTCACTTCTGGTCGCTGATCTTCCTCTATATCTGGGCCGGACCGCACCACCTTCATTACACGGCGCTGCCCGACTGGGCGCAGACGCTGGGCATGGTGTTCTCGGTGATCCTGTGGATGCCGAGCTGGGGCGGGATGATCAACGGGCTGATGACGCTGAACGGCGCGTGGGACAAGATCCGCACCGACCCGATCATCCGCATGATGGTAATGGCGCTCGCCTTCTATGGCATGAGCACCTTCGAGGGCCCGATGATGTCGATCAAATGGGTCAACTCGATGTCGCACTACACCGACTGGACGATCGGCCATGTCCATTCGGGCGCGCTCGGCTGGAACGGCATGATCACCTTTGCCTGCGTCTATTATCTGGTGCCGCGCCTGTGGGGCCGTCCGCGCCTCTATAGCCTGCGCATGGTCAACTGGCACTTCTGGCTCGCGACCGTCGGCATCGTTTTCTACGCCGCGTCAATGTGGGTGGCGGGGATCATGCAGGGCCTGATGTGGCGCGAATATGGCGCCGACGGCTATCTCGTCTACAGCTTTGCCGAGAGCGTCGCGGCGATGCATCCGATGTACCTGATCCGCGCGGCGGGCGGGGCGATGTATCTCGCCGGCTTCCTCATCATGATCGTCAACGTCTGGGCGACGCTCGCCGGGAAAAGCCGCGCCGAAAAGCCGATGACCGAAACCCCCCACCATGCTGCGTCGGATCGTCCGCTCGCGCCCGTGCCCGCCGAATAA